A portion of the Ferrovum sp. JA12 genome contains these proteins:
- a CDS encoding PA2778 family cysteine peptidase, with translation MSFKHAIFILSISSLFFLSGCVPVESVKNTDSADKPKSLETPLSHITQIEKPTSLPNSSLIKGIPYYPETRNFLAPSTLASVFNYYGKNVTTHNLLTRNYIPAQKGTLEFDATLTARKLGYVVYPLTEQIEDIFLEISQQHPVVVTLKNPENPDDWSFHVVYGYDFTDRTVTIMDSNTSNKKISMDSFDRQWAQSQHWAVTITPPNVIPASAREIGYLTSISRIEPIAPQAAREAYLKTLERWPKNIVALIGIGDIAYVHRNYHEALKYFELAVKANPNSGDALNNLAQTYLALHQGQSALLTIQRALKLKSNHHRKTYLVTQRQIENYLKKHH, from the coding sequence ATGTCTTTTAAGCATGCCATATTTATATTATCTATATCTTCTCTCTTCTTTTTATCGGGTTGCGTCCCTGTAGAGAGCGTTAAAAATACTGATAGCGCAGACAAGCCAAAGAGTTTAGAAACACCTTTAAGTCATATTACGCAAATTGAAAAACCCACGAGCCTACCAAATTCATCGTTGATAAAGGGCATTCCTTATTATCCTGAAACCAGAAATTTTTTAGCCCCCTCAACTCTTGCTTCAGTATTCAATTATTATGGAAAAAATGTTACTACCCATAATCTACTCACGCGAAATTATATTCCCGCACAAAAAGGAACCCTTGAATTTGATGCTACCTTAACAGCAAGAAAATTGGGCTATGTGGTCTATCCCTTGACAGAACAGATTGAAGATATTTTTTTAGAAATCTCACAACAACACCCTGTAGTGGTCACACTTAAAAACCCTGAAAATCCAGATGATTGGTCATTTCACGTGGTCTATGGTTATGATTTTACAGACCGTACGGTAACTATAATGGACAGCAATACTAGTAACAAGAAAATTTCCATGGATAGTTTTGATCGGCAATGGGCACAATCTCAACATTGGGCGGTAACGATTACCCCGCCTAATGTGATTCCAGCCTCTGCCAGAGAGATTGGTTATTTAACCTCTATTTCAAGAATTGAACCCATTGCTCCACAAGCCGCGAGAGAGGCTTATTTGAAAACCTTAGAGCGTTGGCCAAAAAATATTGTAGCCTTAATTGGTATTGGTGATATTGCCTATGTCCATCGCAATTATCATGAGGCATTAAAATATTTTGAGTTGGCAGTCAAAGCCAATCCGAATTCTGGAGACGCCCTGAATAATCTTGCGCAAACCTATTTAGCACTTCATCAAGGACAATCTGCGTTATTGACTATACAGCGCGCGTTAAAATTAAAAAGTAATCATCATCGTAAAACCTATTTAGTCACTCAACGACAAATAGAAAATTACTTAAAAAAACATCACTAG
- the uvrC gene encoding excinuclease ABC subunit UvrC yields the protein MSTFDLENFIRTLPNLPGVYRMFNQHNEVIYVGKAKSLKKRVSSYFQKTQLPTRTAAMVSHIHHVEITITSSESEALLLEGNLIKQLSPKYNVLFKDDKSYPYIQITQHAFPQIKLYRGQGNNRDNFYGPYPNSWAAREVIQYLQKLFLLRTCDESVYNHRSRPCLLHQIKRCSAPCVSHISQSDYQLHINNAVSFLTGHEDSVLNDLRHQMNHHSDQLEFEKAALLRDQIALMQQVLLKQSVSKSSKDNIDIIAVAQNDYFYTVNWVMIRGGKHIGDKSFYPSNTDQVSVGDIYEAFLSQHYVDEYIPEAIVVNHLEDTDHLSDWLTEVAGHPVKVISHPVGEKKIWWNNAYKNAEFALLNRLNHLSTAEHRLQSLQEALNLDFTPQRIECFDISHTQGHDTVASCVVFEHGAPAKQFYRKFNISGITPGDDYAAMSQALDRRYSRIIKEQGQIPDLLIIDGGKGQLNIAKEVLATLNLTDLFVVGVAKGEGRKAGLEKIILPFDNTELLLKQDLPGFHLIQAVRDEAHRFAITGHRLRRSKTTQQSVLDEIEGVGPKRRKQLLIQFGGLKGLQSASVDDIVAVPGIGLELAKKIYNHLH from the coding sequence ATGAGCACTTTTGATCTTGAAAACTTTATTCGAACACTCCCCAATCTTCCTGGTGTGTATCGTATGTTTAATCAACACAATGAAGTGATTTATGTTGGAAAAGCCAAAAGTTTAAAGAAACGGGTGTCATCTTACTTTCAAAAAACTCAACTGCCCACAAGAACTGCAGCCATGGTCAGCCACATTCATCATGTGGAAATCACTATTACTTCATCGGAGTCTGAGGCGTTGTTGTTAGAGGGTAATCTTATTAAACAGTTGAGCCCTAAATATAACGTTCTCTTTAAGGACGATAAGTCTTATCCTTATATTCAAATCACTCAGCACGCTTTTCCTCAGATAAAACTCTATCGTGGACAAGGAAATAATCGTGATAATTTTTATGGACCTTATCCAAATTCTTGGGCAGCTAGAGAAGTAATTCAATATCTACAAAAATTGTTTTTGTTGAGAACTTGTGATGAAAGCGTGTATAACCATCGCTCCCGTCCCTGTTTGTTACATCAAATCAAGCGATGTTCAGCGCCCTGTGTTAGTCACATTTCCCAAAGTGACTATCAGTTACACATTAATAACGCAGTCAGCTTTTTAACTGGTCATGAAGATAGTGTGTTAAACGATTTACGTCACCAAATGAATCATCATTCCGATCAATTGGAGTTTGAGAAGGCGGCGCTTCTTCGCGATCAGATTGCATTAATGCAGCAAGTACTTTTAAAACAATCTGTTTCTAAATCCAGTAAGGACAATATTGATATTATCGCAGTGGCTCAAAATGATTATTTTTATACCGTCAATTGGGTCATGATTCGTGGTGGCAAACATATAGGCGATAAGTCTTTTTACCCAAGTAATACTGATCAAGTATCTGTGGGTGATATCTATGAAGCTTTTCTATCACAGCATTATGTTGATGAATATATTCCTGAGGCTATTGTGGTAAACCATTTAGAAGATACTGATCATTTAAGTGATTGGTTGACGGAGGTGGCGGGACATCCTGTTAAAGTGATTAGTCATCCTGTGGGCGAGAAAAAAATCTGGTGGAACAATGCCTATAAAAATGCAGAATTTGCTCTCTTGAATCGTTTAAATCATTTATCAACGGCCGAACACCGTCTACAGAGCCTGCAGGAAGCTTTAAATCTTGATTTCACCCCTCAGCGCATTGAGTGTTTTGATATTAGCCATACTCAAGGTCATGATACGGTGGCCTCCTGTGTAGTCTTTGAACATGGCGCGCCAGCTAAGCAGTTTTATAGAAAATTTAATATCAGTGGTATCACACCAGGTGATGATTATGCCGCGATGTCCCAAGCCCTTGATAGACGTTACTCAAGGATTATCAAGGAACAAGGACAAATCCCAGATCTATTAATTATTGATGGAGGAAAGGGGCAGTTAAATATTGCTAAGGAAGTTCTCGCTACTCTTAATTTAACTGATCTCTTTGTGGTAGGTGTCGCAAAAGGAGAAGGAAGAAAGGCGGGATTAGAAAAAATTATTCTACCCTTTGATAATACCGAGTTATTGTTAAAGCAGGACCTACCTGGGTTTCATTTGATTCAAGCAGTTCGAGACGAAGCTCATCGTTTTGCTATTACCGGTCATCGCTTGAGGAGAAGTAAAACCACGCAGCAATCTGTCTTGGATGAGATTGAGGGGGTAGGTCCTAAGAGGCGTAAACAATTATTAATTCAGTTTGGTGGTTTGAAGGGACTACAAAGTGCTAGTGTTGATGATATTGTGGCGGTACCCGGAATCGGGCTGGAGCTTGCTAAAAAAATATATAATCATCTACACTAG
- a CDS encoding GMC family oxidoreductase, whose amino-acid sequence MLNYPTQFDFIVIGSGSAGSVIAHRLSEDNNVSVLLIESGKHDNYPWIHIPVGYLYCIGNPRTDWCFDTVKDEGLNGRSIKYPRGKGIGGSSLINGMIYMRGQQADYQTWVNITGDEGWSWENVLPLFKKMERYHSGANEFHGNKGPWRVSKQRLSWKVLEVFKEASIENGIPFTKDFNTGDNFGVGYFDVNQYKGLRLNAGQAFIKSASYRTNLTISSESHATKILFDDNRRATGIEVLKNNELVQFSATKEIIVCAGAIGSVTLLERSGIGRADLLKEFNIPIVHSLPQLGENLQDHLQLRHVYRVENLPTLNTLANNWFGKMRIGLQYLLTRRGPMSMAPSQLGVFAKSTMDQPRANLQYHVQPLSLEKFGDPLHPFNGFTASVCNLQPTSKGSVHISGSDPFAKPIIKPNYLSSIEDQKIAIESVKLTRQIISAPVFKPYQPQEVLPGSAKQTDEEILDGVRNIGTTIFHPTSTCKMGAKNDPSRCVDSEFKLNGIINIRVVDGSTMPVITSGNTAAPIMMMAERASLLIKKDHSLT is encoded by the coding sequence ATGTTAAATTATCCCACTCAATTCGACTTCATTGTTATAGGTTCAGGTAGTGCAGGCTCTGTGATAGCCCATCGTTTGTCTGAGGATAACAATGTGAGCGTCCTCTTAATTGAATCGGGAAAACATGATAACTATCCATGGATTCATATTCCCGTTGGTTACTTATATTGTATTGGTAACCCGAGAACAGATTGGTGCTTTGACACAGTAAAAGATGAAGGTCTAAACGGTCGCTCGATTAAATATCCCAGGGGAAAAGGGATTGGGGGTAGCTCTCTGATCAACGGGATGATTTATATGAGGGGTCAACAGGCCGATTATCAAACTTGGGTAAATATAACAGGTGATGAGGGTTGGTCTTGGGAGAACGTATTACCACTCTTTAAGAAAATGGAAAGATACCATTCAGGGGCTAATGAATTTCATGGTAACAAAGGACCTTGGCGAGTATCTAAGCAAAGGCTGTCTTGGAAAGTACTAGAGGTATTTAAAGAGGCCAGTATTGAAAACGGCATTCCTTTTACTAAGGACTTTAATACCGGGGATAATTTTGGTGTAGGGTACTTTGATGTGAACCAGTATAAAGGCTTACGACTTAATGCTGGTCAAGCCTTTATAAAATCCGCTTCCTACAGAACTAACCTAACTATTTCAAGTGAAAGTCATGCGACTAAAATTCTCTTCGACGACAATAGAAGAGCAACCGGTATTGAAGTACTGAAAAATAATGAATTAGTCCAATTTTCAGCCACTAAAGAGATTATTGTGTGTGCTGGAGCAATTGGTTCTGTCACTTTGTTAGAGCGTTCAGGCATTGGTCGCGCTGACCTACTCAAAGAATTTAATATTCCCATCGTTCATTCACTTCCTCAATTAGGTGAAAACCTTCAGGATCATTTACAGCTAAGACATGTCTATCGAGTTGAAAACCTACCTACCTTAAATACTCTGGCTAATAATTGGTTTGGCAAAATGCGTATTGGACTGCAGTACTTGCTCACACGTCGTGGACCCATGTCCATGGCTCCTTCGCAGTTAGGCGTATTTGCAAAGAGCACTATGGATCAACCTCGTGCTAATTTACAATATCATGTGCAGCCTTTGTCCTTGGAAAAGTTTGGTGATCCTTTGCATCCATTTAATGGGTTTACTGCCAGTGTATGTAACCTACAACCCACCTCAAAAGGATCAGTGCATATTAGTGGCAGCGACCCTTTCGCTAAACCAATTATTAAGCCCAATTACCTCTCTAGCATTGAAGATCAAAAAATTGCGATTGAATCGGTAAAACTCACACGACAAATTATCTCCGCTCCTGTTTTTAAACCTTATCAACCTCAAGAGGTTTTACCAGGATCTGCCAAACAAACCGATGAAGAAATTTTAGATGGGGTAAGAAACATTGGAACAACGATTTTCCATCCCACTTCCACCTGTAAGATGGGGGCTAAAAATGATCCATCACGGTGTGTTGATAGCGAGTTCAAACTCAACGGTATCATAAATATTCGAGTTGTGGATGGTAGTACTATGCCTGTTATCACCTCAGGCAATACCGCCGCACCAATTATGATGATGGCTGAACGAGCATCCCTGTTAATTAAAAAAGATCATTCGCTCACCTAA
- the pgsA gene encoding CDP-diacylglycerol--glycerol-3-phosphate 3-phosphatidyltransferase, translating to MKLTIPNILTFIRVLLIPLFVAVIYFPDPWMHASDSGLLAAVIFIVAAITDAFDGFLARKLNQSTAFGAFLDPVADKLMVMAALIVLVDLQRISSVLALIIIGREITISALREWMAQIGKSANIAVSTLGKVKTSAQMVAIPFLLYNQVLFNFIPCHLIGTLCLVMAALLTLISMFYYLRVAVKVGF from the coding sequence ATGAAATTAACCATTCCCAATATTCTCACCTTTATTAGGGTTTTACTTATCCCACTTTTTGTGGCGGTGATCTATTTTCCTGATCCATGGATGCACGCTAGCGACTCAGGGTTACTAGCCGCTGTAATATTTATTGTGGCAGCTATAACGGATGCCTTTGATGGTTTTTTGGCCAGAAAACTTAATCAATCTACAGCGTTTGGCGCATTTTTAGACCCGGTGGCAGATAAACTAATGGTGATGGCCGCCTTAATTGTTCTTGTGGATTTGCAACGTATTTCATCGGTCCTGGCCCTGATTATTATAGGTCGTGAAATCACTATCTCTGCCTTAAGAGAATGGATGGCGCAAATTGGTAAAAGCGCTAACATCGCCGTATCAACGTTGGGTAAAGTCAAAACCTCAGCGCAAATGGTGGCAATCCCCTTCTTGTTATATAACCAAGTGTTGTTTAATTTTATACCCTGCCACCTCATTGGAACACTTTGTCTTGTCATGGCAGCTTTATTAACGCTTATTTCTATGTTTTACTATTTAAGAGTGGCGGTAAAAGTCGGTTTTTAA